A window from Brevinematales bacterium encodes these proteins:
- a CDS encoding RNA polymerase sigma factor RpoD/SigA, whose product MKTRNIRKNISSEDPIKIQEELSKMLDNARCNATNAENIVLKYFKAVEKFPLLTREEEVELAKRASNGDKEARSRLILSNLRFVVSVAKNYINTGIPIADLISEGNVGLMIAVDKFDYRRGLHFISYAVWWIKQSILKYISERSRLVRFPMNRTNELLKIEKFIREYEAENGKTPSVETISKELNIKEKDVQILLNRKSKNYISFDSNAFEDNDSTYDEFLNVESQTVEHPEKTIMRNALTEEIRKIVDSLPEKEREIIKYRFGFYGKQYSLKEIGEIMGFTKERVRQIENRALERMKEIIKTKSPELLEIDLN is encoded by the coding sequence ATGAAAACTAGGAACATTAGGAAGAATATCAGTTCTGAAGATCCCATTAAGATTCAAGAAGAGCTGAGTAAAATGTTAGACAATGCTAGATGCAATGCAACAAATGCTGAAAACATTGTATTGAAATACTTTAAAGCTGTAGAAAAATTTCCACTTCTTACCAGAGAAGAAGAGGTTGAATTAGCAAAGAGAGCTTCAAATGGAGATAAAGAAGCAAGATCTAGGCTTATTCTTTCTAATTTGAGGTTTGTTGTTAGTGTTGCTAAAAACTACATAAACACTGGTATTCCAATTGCAGATCTTATAAGTGAGGGAAATGTTGGATTAATGATTGCTGTTGATAAATTTGACTATAGAAGAGGTTTACATTTCATATCTTATGCTGTTTGGTGGATAAAACAATCCATTCTAAAGTACATCTCTGAGAGATCAAGACTCGTAAGATTTCCTATGAACAGAACTAATGAGCTTCTCAAAATTGAGAAGTTTATCAGAGAATATGAAGCAGAAAACGGTAAAACACCATCAGTTGAGACTATATCTAAGGAACTTAATATAAAAGAAAAAGATGTTCAAATCCTCCTCAACAGAAAGAGTAAAAATTACATATCTTTTGATAGCAATGCTTTTGAAGATAATGACTCAACTTATGATGAGTTTTTGAATGTAGAATCTCAAACAGTTGAACATCCTGAAAAAACTATAATGAGAAATGCCCTAACTGAGGAGATAAGAAAAATAGTTGATTCTCTTCCTGAGAAGGAAAGGGAAATAATAAAGTATAGATTCGGTTTCTACGGAAAGCAATACTCTTTGAAAGAAATAGGAGAAATAATGGGATTCACAAAAGAGAGAGTTAGACAGATAGAAAATCGTGCTTTAGAGAGGATGAAAGAAATAATAAAGACAAAATCTCCTGAGTTACTTGAAATAGATCTGAATTAA
- a CDS encoding FecR family protein gives MRKFFIVFSMILLSVGLLFGQVDKFPYVEVVIGDVQYAVFRDQTKQGTVYKNLDSGITIPLYSIIRTGPDGYTEIKLAPNKTIKIFGSSTVLLSRFQTDNAVELGTGKVRAIFKRILQTDEFKIMTDTGVAAVRGTDFGVIYSRGQGNMSLMEVFVKEGIVNLSTTTGISVDVREGFSSTINNYLGNIEISDPRPIQLSDFDKYFSEPQPIQQVQQPTQQLPQPSPQQNNQVPTQPSQQPQPPSTQPSQTDVLPTFSFGWEVSSQNIDGNVWNKIVLSPVFKVGKFGIGLYLVSYWDGKNNIYDTTKWYNSKEYDFGFQSNSFVVTDFLDDISKKILFLSYGSKGENVFVRLGSIPDITLGHGFLMDRYSNMLGFPAIRKIGFQFDVDFGIWGIETAIADISRSRLFGGRIFLRPLYGTPFIGNLGFGISGVVDLEPLSIGGQTFEGNPSVFMLGADIDFPVVDLGVFSLILYADIGKTGIYINGLGENSYMAYLASIYGYNQGFNLLKGEGFATGLKGSIISMVPYRIEYRRINNQFIPSYFDTLYDAQKELKLSLLLSGTLSTFNGILGSTGVYVTNIAEATILYEQLWPEDDFSIVSINKLVGRFKISKELVKMISGIPSYATITYQRNFIPSAQVFFEDVLRDSTVVLELAYSIDPNTDISISYRRFYLSLIEYQESVSIQVKSSIFGELGM, from the coding sequence ATGAGGAAGTTTTTTATAGTATTTTCAATGATTTTATTGTCTGTAGGGTTATTATTCGGACAAGTTGATAAGTTTCCTTATGTTGAAGTTGTGATAGGTGATGTTCAATACGCAGTCTTTAGAGATCAAACTAAGCAAGGTACTGTATACAAGAACTTAGATTCTGGTATAACTATACCGCTTTATTCCATTATTAGGACAGGACCTGATGGATATACTGAAATAAAACTTGCTCCTAACAAAACTATAAAGATTTTCGGATCTTCTACTGTATTACTCTCGAGATTTCAAACAGATAATGCAGTCGAGCTTGGAACTGGAAAAGTAAGAGCTATCTTCAAAAGAATACTACAAACTGACGAGTTTAAAATTATGACCGATACAGGTGTAGCAGCAGTAAGAGGAACAGATTTTGGAGTTATATATAGTAGAGGTCAAGGTAATATGTCTCTTATGGAAGTCTTTGTGAAAGAAGGTATTGTAAATCTTTCTACCACTACGGGAATTTCTGTTGATGTTAGAGAAGGCTTCTCAAGTACTATAAACAATTACTTGGGTAATATTGAAATATCAGATCCTAGACCAATACAGCTTTCTGACTTCGATAAGTACTTTAGTGAGCCCCAACCTATACAACAAGTACAGCAACCAACTCAGCAACTACCTCAACCATCTCCACAGCAAAATAACCAAGTTCCAACTCAGCCGTCTCAACAACCTCAACCACCTTCAACTCAACCATCTCAGACTGATGTATTACCAACTTTTAGTTTTGGATGGGAAGTAAGTTCTCAAAATATTGATGGAAATGTCTGGAACAAGATTGTGTTATCACCTGTGTTCAAGGTTGGTAAATTCGGAATAGGGTTATATCTTGTAAGTTACTGGGATGGCAAAAATAACATATACGATACTACAAAGTGGTATAATTCAAAAGAGTATGATTTTGGTTTTCAGAGTAATAGTTTTGTAGTAACTGATTTTCTTGACGACATATCAAAGAAGATACTTTTCTTGAGTTATGGATCCAAAGGAGAAAATGTATTTGTAAGATTAGGTAGTATTCCTGACATTACACTGGGACATGGTTTTTTAATGGATAGATACTCTAATATGCTAGGGTTCCCAGCTATAAGAAAGATAGGATTTCAATTTGACGTGGATTTTGGAATATGGGGCATTGAAACTGCTATTGCTGATATTTCGAGAAGTAGATTATTTGGTGGTAGAATCTTCCTTAGACCCCTTTATGGAACGCCATTTATTGGAAATCTTGGATTTGGAATTTCTGGGGTGGTCGATCTAGAACCGTTATCCATAGGAGGGCAAACTTTTGAAGGTAACCCTTCTGTATTTATGTTAGGTGCTGATATTGATTTTCCTGTTGTTGATCTAGGAGTATTTTCCCTAATACTTTACGCGGATATTGGTAAAACAGGAATATATATAAATGGTTTGGGCGAAAATTCTTACATGGCCTATTTGGCTAGTATCTATGGATACAATCAAGGGTTCAATCTCCTTAAAGGAGAAGGATTTGCTACTGGCTTAAAAGGTAGTATAATAAGTATGGTACCTTACAGAATTGAGTATAGAAGAATAAATAATCAGTTTATACCATCATATTTTGATACTCTGTATGATGCTCAGAAAGAGCTTAAACTATCCCTATTGCTCTCAGGTACTCTTTCAACATTCAATGGTATTCTTGGATCTACTGGTGTCTATGTAACGAATATTGCAGAAGCAACTATACTATACGAACAACTATGGCCGGAAGATGACTTCTCGATTGTGTCTATTAATAAGCTAGTAGGTAGATTCAAAATAAGTAAGGAATTGGTTAAAATGATATCGGGTATACCATCCTATGCTACTATAACGTATCAAAGAAACTTTATACCTTCTGCACAGGTATTCTTTGAAGATGTGCTCAGAGATTCTACAGTTGTATTAGAATTAGCATATAGTATCGATCCTAATACAGATATATCTATATCTTACAGAAGATTTTACCTGTCCTTAATAGAGTATCAAGAGAGTGTTTCAATACAAGTTAAGTCTTCTATCTTTGGTGAGTTAGGAATGTAA
- a CDS encoding glycogen/starch/alpha-glucan phosphorylase has product MSDFTTILLKDPITRKVLKEEVKGNDYKSIKRSFAEHLKYSMGKDEYSVTELDKLFSLSLAVRDRLIEKWNRTQQTYYESENVKRVYYLSMEFLIGRMLVNNMINLRIDKEVRKAMDNLGIDLDKLAELEEDPGLGNGGLGRLAACFLDSLATLEYPAYGYGIRYEFGIFKQVFQNGYQVEKPEEWLKFGNPWEIERPEYTVKVKFYGRVNSYMKGSELKFDWVDTKDVLAVPYDTPIVGYDTNTVNTLRLWSARASEEFDLQIFNHGDYIKAVENKNLSEVISKVLYPNDNIYEGKELRLKQEYFFVSASLQDIIRRFKKQFGNNFNIFPDKVAIQLNDTHPAMAIPELMRILVDIEEIPWEKAWDITVKTFGYTNHTVMPEALEKWEVSIFERLFPRHLQIINEINRRFLNEVSIRFNDINKIRNVSIFEEGPSKMIRMANLCVIGSHSVNGVSELHTNILKSTVMKDFYDIFPTKFNNKTNGVTQRRWLLLANPGLANLITETIGDKWTKDLYELRKLENYSNDKSFLDKFYKVKQDNKEKLAKYVKDVCGVKIDPLSMFDVQVKRLHEYKRQLLNAMHIIHLYNTLKDNPNLDVYPRTFIFGAKAAPGYYMAKLIIKLINSISETINKDKSIRDKIKVVFIPNYNVSLAEKIIPAANVSEQISTAGKEASGTGNMKFAINGAITIGTLDGANVEIMEEVGEENIFIFGLKAEEVAELRTSGRYNPIEIYNSNPNIKRILDMINTSYFSPKEPGIFEPIYNSLLFGRGGSAPDEYFLLADFESYRETHEKIDQLYKNKYEWNKKALLNTARMGKFSSDRTIKEYCEQIWKVKPVEIKI; this is encoded by the coding sequence ATGTCAGATTTTACTACTATACTTCTTAAAGATCCAATTACAAGGAAGGTTTTGAAAGAAGAGGTTAAAGGAAACGACTATAAGTCCATAAAGAGATCATTTGCAGAACATCTGAAGTATTCAATGGGTAAGGATGAGTATTCTGTTACTGAGCTAGATAAACTTTTCAGCTTATCTTTAGCAGTGAGGGATAGGTTAATTGAGAAATGGAATAGAACACAACAGACATATTATGAATCGGAGAATGTTAAGAGAGTCTATTACCTTTCCATGGAATTTTTGATAGGTAGAATGTTAGTAAATAACATGATAAACCTAAGGATAGATAAAGAGGTTAGGAAAGCAATGGATAATCTAGGTATAGATTTAGATAAGTTAGCTGAACTCGAAGAGGACCCAGGATTAGGTAATGGGGGACTTGGAAGACTAGCAGCTTGTTTTCTTGATTCTCTAGCAACCTTGGAGTATCCTGCTTATGGATATGGTATAAGGTATGAATTTGGTATATTCAAACAGGTTTTTCAAAACGGATATCAAGTTGAGAAACCTGAAGAGTGGTTAAAGTTTGGGAACCCATGGGAGATTGAAAGACCCGAATATACTGTTAAAGTTAAGTTTTATGGAAGAGTCAACTCATACATGAAAGGTAGCGAGCTTAAGTTTGACTGGGTTGATACAAAAGATGTTTTAGCAGTACCTTACGACACTCCAATAGTCGGATATGATACTAATACTGTTAATACACTGAGACTTTGGTCTGCTAGAGCTTCAGAAGAGTTTGATTTGCAAATATTCAATCATGGAGACTACATAAAAGCTGTTGAAAATAAAAATCTTTCTGAGGTTATTTCAAAAGTACTTTATCCTAACGATAATATATACGAAGGTAAAGAACTAAGACTTAAACAAGAATATTTTTTTGTTTCAGCATCACTACAAGATATAATAAGAAGATTTAAGAAACAGTTTGGCAACAACTTCAATATTTTCCCAGATAAAGTTGCCATACAGTTAAACGATACACACCCCGCTATGGCCATACCCGAACTTATGAGAATACTAGTTGATATTGAAGAAATCCCTTGGGAGAAAGCCTGGGATATAACAGTTAAAACTTTTGGATATACAAATCATACTGTTATGCCTGAAGCTCTTGAGAAGTGGGAAGTTAGTATATTTGAAAGACTCTTCCCAAGACATCTACAAATAATAAACGAAATAAACAGAAGATTCTTGAATGAAGTATCAATAAGGTTCAATGACATAAACAAGATAAGAAACGTCTCAATATTTGAAGAAGGTCCTTCTAAGATGATCAGAATGGCTAATCTTTGCGTTATAGGATCTCATTCAGTGAACGGTGTTTCAGAATTACATACTAACATACTTAAAAGTACCGTAATGAAAGATTTTTATGATATATTCCCAACCAAGTTCAATAACAAGACAAATGGTGTTACTCAAAGAAGATGGTTACTCCTAGCAAACCCAGGTCTTGCTAATCTAATTACCGAGACTATTGGTGATAAATGGACTAAAGATTTGTATGAGCTGAGAAAACTTGAAAATTATTCGAACGATAAATCTTTCCTTGACAAGTTTTACAAAGTTAAGCAAGATAACAAAGAAAAGCTTGCTAAGTATGTAAAGGATGTATGTGGAGTAAAGATAGATCCTCTAAGCATGTTTGATGTACAAGTGAAGAGATTACACGAATACAAAAGACAATTACTCAATGCTATGCATATTATACATCTATATAATACATTGAAAGACAACCCAAACCTTGATGTTTACCCTAGAACATTCATATTCGGTGCAAAAGCAGCTCCTGGTTACTACATGGCAAAACTTATAATAAAGCTTATAAATAGTATTTCTGAAACTATAAACAAAGACAAATCCATAAGAGACAAGATAAAAGTGGTTTTTATACCTAATTATAATGTCTCACTCGCTGAGAAGATAATACCTGCGGCAAACGTCAGCGAACAGATATCTACAGCGGGTAAAGAAGCATCAGGAACTGGCAATATGAAGTTTGCAATAAATGGGGCTATAACAATTGGGACTCTCGATGGCGCAAATGTCGAAATTATGGAAGAGGTGGGCGAAGAGAATATTTTTATTTTTGGACTCAAAGCAGAAGAAGTTGCTGAACTCAGAACAAGCGGAAGATACAATCCTATAGAAATATATAATTCTAACCCTAACATAAAGCGAATACTAGATATGATAAATACAAGCTACTTTTCTCCTAAAGAACCAGGAATATTTGAACCTATATATAATTCACTATTGTTTGGCAGAGGTGGTAGTGCTCCAGATGAGTACTTCTTACTAGCTGACTTTGAAAGCTATAGAGAGACACACGAAAAAATAGATCAACTTTACAAGAATAAATACGAGTGGAATAAAAAAGCATTACTTAATACAGCAAGGATGGGTAAGTTTTCTAGCGATAGAACTATAAAGGAATATTGCGAGCAAATCTGGAAAGTAAAACCAGTAGAAATCAAGATTTAG
- the rbfA gene encoding 30S ribosome-binding factor RbfA encodes MAKELRVKRVASFIQSEISKIIQNDMRDENIKGMVSILDVEVSKDLRHANVKVSIFANTKEDLKSTIMSIIKAKSFIRRNLSKSLKTMYGPEIHFDFIDLSESMKIYNILKEIEEEISNDSG; translated from the coding sequence ATGGCCAAAGAGTTAAGAGTAAAAAGAGTTGCTTCATTCATTCAATCCGAGATTTCAAAAATTATTCAAAATGATATGAGAGACGAAAATATAAAGGGTATGGTTAGTATTCTTGATGTTGAGGTTTCGAAAGATTTAAGACATGCTAATGTGAAAGTAAGTATTTTCGCGAATACTAAGGAAGATTTGAAGAGTACTATAATGTCTATAATAAAAGCAAAGAGTTTTATAAGGAGGAATCTATCTAAATCTCTTAAAACAATGTATGGTCCTGAGATACATTTTGATTTTATTGACTTGTCAGAGAGTATGAAAATTTATAATATTTTAAAAGAAATCGAGGAGGAAATAAGTAATGATAGTGGCTGA
- a CDS encoding sugar phosphate nucleotidyltransferase, with the protein MKGVIIAAGYGSRFFPVTKTIPKEMLPLYNIPSIQFAIEELTNSGIKDIIVVTSRRKKSLDDYFDIEFELENFFRGTDNEKLLRPPDANICFIRQKRMMGVGNAILEASSFIGNTPFVLLYPDDIVISKVPLTKRLVETYEKTGKNVLSLLDKSGEDVSRFGVVKISNKKNEIFEIQSIVEKPSKGSEPSSYITIGRYLFTEEFIDILKDEWRKFSGNGEFYHISSINKLCSLCKVVGIEVYKEEFFDTGTPQEYAKSFIRYLTEYSNIKEEIIKWIRNHIERL; encoded by the coding sequence ATGAAAGGAGTAATAATAGCAGCAGGATATGGTAGTAGATTCTTTCCTGTAACCAAAACCATACCAAAAGAAATGTTACCTTTATACAATATTCCTTCTATACAGTTTGCTATTGAAGAACTCACAAATTCTGGAATAAAGGATATAATAGTAGTAACCAGTAGAAGAAAGAAATCGCTTGATGATTATTTTGATATAGAATTTGAGTTAGAAAACTTTTTTCGAGGTACTGACAATGAAAAACTACTAAGACCCCCTGATGCAAATATATGTTTTATTCGCCAAAAAAGAATGATGGGAGTAGGTAATGCTATACTTGAGGCATCAAGTTTTATAGGAAATACTCCTTTTGTTTTACTGTATCCAGATGATATAGTGATATCCAAAGTACCTTTAACTAAAAGACTCGTAGAAACATACGAAAAAACTGGAAAAAATGTCCTATCACTTCTTGATAAATCAGGGGAGGATGTATCAAGGTTTGGAGTTGTGAAGATATCAAATAAAAAAAATGAAATTTTTGAAATTCAAAGTATTGTTGAAAAACCTTCAAAAGGTTCTGAACCATCAAGTTATATAACTATTGGTAGATATCTCTTTACTGAAGAGTTTATAGATATCCTTAAGGATGAGTGGAGAAAGTTTAGTGGTAATGGGGAATTTTATCATATATCTTCAATTAACAAGTTATGTTCTCTTTGTAAGGTTGTAGGAATAGAGGTTTACAAAGAAGAATTTTTCGATACAGGGACTCCCCAAGAATACGCCAAATCATTTATAAGATACCTAACAGAATATTCCAATATAAAAGAAGAAATCATAAAATGGATTAGAAATCACATAGAGAGACTCTAA
- a CDS encoding bifunctional oligoribonuclease/PAP phosphatase NrnA, with protein sequence MIVAEKKISTIDEVAEAIKAEDKFVVTFHINPDYDAVGSSLAFYKILTELGKSNVLVVSDEKKDLFEKNFSFMPMWNEIKEAKDVDNLDLKDYVLVVLDSGEVKRIGKYLKDRVNEFKYVINIDHHHDNELFGSYNLVDFEVVGTGEIVYRIAKYLDVPISKDIASLLYASIVGDSGSFRFDSVKPSTHIMASELLKTGIKPSFFTRNMFQNKSISFIKFEGEVFQNIKSCCNNKVVWVVITDELLKKYGITESETEPLVEDIGRIRDAIVYFTIKEKKEKGIISVALRSKGEFDVSSIAREMGGGGHKNASGIAFDITRGINEVEKMVIDRLIKYL encoded by the coding sequence ATGATAGTGGCTGAGAAGAAGATTTCTACAATAGATGAGGTTGCCGAAGCAATAAAAGCAGAAGATAAGTTTGTTGTAACATTTCACATAAACCCTGATTACGATGCGGTTGGATCATCATTAGCATTTTATAAAATACTTACAGAACTAGGTAAAAGTAATGTTTTGGTTGTTAGTGATGAAAAGAAAGATCTTTTCGAGAAAAATTTTTCTTTTATGCCCATGTGGAATGAAATAAAAGAAGCAAAGGATGTAGATAACCTAGATCTGAAAGATTATGTACTAGTAGTCCTTGATAGTGGAGAAGTCAAGAGAATCGGTAAGTATTTAAAAGACCGTGTAAATGAATTCAAGTATGTAATAAATATTGATCACCATCACGACAATGAATTGTTTGGTAGTTACAATCTAGTTGATTTTGAAGTTGTTGGTACAGGTGAAATAGTCTATAGGATAGCAAAGTACCTAGACGTACCAATATCAAAAGATATTGCTTCCCTTTTATATGCAAGTATAGTAGGAGACAGTGGATCGTTTAGGTTTGATTCTGTTAAACCTTCAACGCATATAATGGCTTCTGAATTACTTAAAACAGGCATAAAGCCATCTTTTTTTACTCGGAATATGTTTCAGAACAAAAGTATTAGTTTCATAAAATTTGAAGGAGAGGTTTTCCAAAATATCAAATCCTGTTGTAACAATAAAGTGGTATGGGTTGTAATAACAGATGAACTTCTAAAAAAGTACGGTATAACAGAATCTGAAACAGAACCCTTAGTTGAAGATATAGGTAGAATAAGAGATGCAATAGTCTATTTTACTATAAAGGAGAAGAAGGAGAAAGGAATTATATCTGTAGCATTAAGGAGCAAAGGTGAGTTTGATGTATCTTCAATAGCTAGAGAAATGGGAGGCGGAGGACATAAAAACGCCTCCGGTATTGCTTTCGATATAACAAGGGGTATAAATGAAGTTGAGAAAATGGTTATAGACAGGTTAATTAAGTACTTATGA
- a CDS encoding YraN family protein has protein sequence MDLRSIASNRDRIILKHLNYYGISLEDLRLLLGSFANNITINWFISDNYGLDRFVENWFLFSQTLMKYILDKKFYGKFNIGREVEIKGAKNLSQMGMSILIMNYRSKRGEIDIIAHDGESFRFVEVRSSFSSFLPQEKLDRTKTNKILLVSEDFTNEVYCNNVGVGYDALLFDGKVFTYCKDYLI, from the coding sequence ATGGATTTAAGGAGTATTGCTAGTAACAGAGATAGGATAATATTAAAGCACCTAAATTACTATGGAATAAGCTTAGAAGATTTGAGATTGCTACTAGGAAGCTTTGCTAACAATATAACTATAAACTGGTTTATATCCGATAATTATGGACTTGATAGATTCGTAGAAAATTGGTTTTTATTTTCACAAACTCTTATGAAATATATTTTAGACAAAAAGTTTTACGGAAAATTTAACATAGGTAGAGAAGTTGAGATTAAAGGAGCCAAAAATCTTTCCCAAATGGGTATGAGTATATTAATCATGAATTACAGAAGCAAGAGGGGAGAAATAGATATTATAGCACATGATGGAGAAAGTTTCAGATTTGTAGAAGTTAGAAGTTCCTTTTCTTCCTTTCTACCACAAGAGAAGTTAGATAGAACAAAAACTAATAAAATCCTTTTGGTATCCGAAGATTTTACTAACGAGGTATATTGTAATAATGTAGGTGTAGGGTATGACGCCTTACTTTTTGATGGTAAGGTGTTTACCTACTGTAAAGACTATCTAATATAA
- a CDS encoding HU family DNA-binding protein: MNKKELIRNISNSTKLSQKTVSQVIDAFLNELEKVVKSKSSLSLVGYFSLYVKERAARTAINPKTKQKINIPSKKYPVLKVGSKLKKLL; this comes from the coding sequence ATGAACAAAAAAGAACTTATAAGAAACATTTCGAATTCTACTAAGTTGAGCCAAAAAACAGTATCTCAAGTTATTGATGCTTTTCTCAACGAGCTTGAAAAAGTTGTCAAATCGAAAAGTTCTCTTTCGTTAGTAGGTTATTTCTCTTTGTATGTCAAGGAAAGGGCAGCTAGAACTGCTATAAATCCTAAGACAAAGCAGAAGATTAACATACCATCTAAAAAGTATCCTGTTTTAAAAGTTGGTAGCAAACTCAAGAAACTCTTGTAA
- a CDS encoding NAD+ synthase, whose protein sequence is MRIALCQINTIVGNVEYNYNKILEFTEKARLNNCDLVIFPELAITGYPPEDLLTSRDFISYQAKYVNKLKDEIKDIIAIFGFVNIEEDVLYNSAGILYNKNLYVYNKTRLPNYGVFDEKRYFGEGKRGIVFGIQSGNIKIGVNVCEDIWYPEGVVIDEVIKGHASVLVNISSSPYHLGKVEERIEMLKTRARDYRTFIVYNNLVGGQDELIFDGNSVVISPEGKLLARAKPFEEEILIVDIRSEDVVSKRLLDPRYRFLVEQYKPEYEVDFIHLDYNIKENPCHNVTTHSYSIDSSVPEEEILSALIVSIRDYTRKNNFSKVVIGISGGIDSAIVAYLCTKALGKDNVIGVSMPSRFSSEATKNDAKKVCENLGIKYIEIPIENIFKTYLSELKPLFEGKEWDITEENLQSRIRGNLLMALSNKFGCMVVSTGNKSELSMGYSTIYGDMVGGFALIKDLYKTTIYKLAEYINKKEGFDIIPRSIIERPPTAELRENQKDEDTLPPYDILDKILKRYIEEEKSPEEISIETGIDINLVKNVIQTVNKNEYKRRQAPIGTKITFRSFGKDRRYPITNHFKYL, encoded by the coding sequence ATGAGAATAGCACTCTGTCAGATAAATACTATCGTAGGTAATGTTGAGTATAATTATAACAAAATACTCGAATTCACTGAAAAAGCAAGATTGAACAATTGTGATTTAGTTATTTTTCCAGAACTTGCTATAACAGGATATCCACCAGAAGATCTTTTGACAAGTAGAGATTTTATAAGTTACCAAGCCAAGTATGTCAACAAGCTTAAGGATGAGATTAAAGATATTATAGCGATTTTTGGTTTTGTTAACATTGAGGAAGATGTACTATACAATTCTGCTGGAATTTTATATAACAAAAACCTCTACGTATACAATAAAACGAGACTTCCGAATTACGGAGTATTTGACGAGAAAAGATACTTTGGTGAAGGGAAAAGAGGAATTGTATTTGGTATTCAAAGTGGTAATATAAAAATCGGAGTAAATGTATGCGAAGACATATGGTACCCTGAAGGTGTTGTTATTGACGAAGTTATAAAAGGACATGCTAGTGTTTTAGTTAATATCTCCTCATCACCTTATCACCTAGGTAAAGTTGAAGAACGAATAGAAATGCTAAAAACAAGAGCTAGAGATTACAGAACCTTTATAGTTTATAACAACCTTGTGGGTGGCCAAGATGAGCTAATCTTTGATGGAAATAGTGTTGTAATATCACCTGAAGGTAAATTATTAGCCAGAGCAAAACCTTTTGAAGAAGAAATCTTGATAGTCGATATAAGATCTGAAGATGTGGTTTCAAAAAGATTACTTGATCCTAGATATAGATTCTTAGTAGAGCAATATAAGCCTGAATATGAAGTGGATTTCATACATTTAGACTATAACATAAAAGAAAATCCCTGTCATAATGTTACAACTCATAGTTATTCGATTGATTCTTCAGTTCCTGAAGAAGAGATACTTTCTGCTTTGATAGTCAGTATTAGAGATTACACAAGGAAAAATAATTTTTCAAAAGTTGTAATTGGAATAAGCGGAGGTATAGATTCGGCAATAGTAGCATACCTGTGTACTAAAGCATTAGGTAAGGATAATGTAATAGGAGTTAGTATGCCATCGAGATTCTCGTCCGAAGCAACAAAGAATGATGCAAAGAAAGTATGCGAAAACCTTGGAATTAAGTACATTGAAATACCTATTGAAAACATATTCAAAACATATCTTTCAGAATTGAAGCCTTTGTTTGAAGGTAAAGAATGGGATATAACCGAGGAAAACCTTCAGTCTAGGATAAGAGGAAATCTATTAATGGCTCTTTCAAATAAATTCGGTTGTATGGTTGTTTCAACAGGTAACAAAAGTGAATTGAGTATGGGATACTCAACTATATATGGTGACATGGTAGGTGGTTTTGCTCTGATAAAAGACCTTTACAAAACTACTATATACAAATTAGCAGAGTATATAAATAAGAAAGAAGGTTTTGATATAATACCTAGAAGCATAATTGAAAGACCCCCTACTGCAGAATTAAGAGAAAACCAAAAAGATGAAGATACCTTACCACCATATGATATACTTGATAAAATACTCAAAAGATACATAGAGGAAGAAAAATCACCTGAAGAGATATCAATAGAAACAGGAATTGATATAAATTTGGTTAAGAATGTGATACAAACCGTAAACAAAAACGAGTATAAGAGGAGACAAGCACCAATCGGTACCAAAATAACATTTAGATCTTTCGGTAAAGATAGAAGATACCCCATAACCAATCACTTTAAATACCTATAA